The DNA window ACGCGGCCGAGAGCGTGCCTTCGTCCAGATAGTCGAGCTCGCCGCCTACCGGCACCCCATGGGCGAGGCGCGTGATCTTCACGCCGGATGGGGCGAGCGCGTCCATCAGATAATGAGCTGTGGTC is part of the Candidatus Paceibacterota bacterium genome and encodes:
- a CDS encoding recombination protein RecR, which codes for TTAHYLMDALAPSGVKITRLAHGVPVGGELDYLDEGTLSAAFKARRGL